The nucleotide window ttcttttctctgtggcGCTTATTCCAATCGAACATCCATTGgtttgttgctgctgttattgGGTATTGACTGCCTCCCACTGAAATATAAACTCCCAGAGGTTGGTACTTTGTCTGTTTCATTCACTGCTGTAGCCCCATTCCTGGAACAGTGCCTGACCTGAAGTTGGCATTGAATAAATCTTTGATGGACGAACTTGGGGAACACGGCTATCTCACACCTACAAACTTTTAACGAAGCCTGGCCTGTAGAGCAGTGCTGTGGGATTGTGAATTCTGGGCCTTGTGTTGGGCTCCTGAGAGCTTTGGAGTCTCTCCCGCTATGGTCTGATTATGAAACGAAAAGAGAATCTGCTCcaggaaaaataatttccagCATCTCAGCAGAGCAACTGAAGGGAGTGTTGGTAAGGAGAGGAGAGCTAGCTGTGTGGGCTCCAGGGTCTCATCACCTGGAATGTGACCACCACTCCTGCACCTGCTCACAAAATAGCACGTCTAGGTTCTGTTCTGCCTCCGGTGAGGTCATGAGGAAAGGCAGCGGTCTACGAactaactttctttttctttatttttggctgtgctgagtccttATTGCTGtttgggctttcctctagttgtggcgatCGGGGCCTGCTCCCTTGGTTGCTGTGTGCTCACTTcttattgcagtgacttctcttgttgcagagcctgggtttAAGGGCAGGTGGGCTCAGGAActgcgggctctagagcacaggtcagtagttggggcacacaggctcagctgccccgtggcatgtgagaGCTTCCCAGATCTGAGATTGAACTGGtgttccttgcattgcaaggcagaggctttaccactgagccacctggggagcccctagTAAGTAACTTTCTAAAGGTCGATTATTTTGCACACATAGGGCCCTGGTCTGCAAGGACCAAAAGCAGAGAACAATATTTTACCACcaccatcaaaaataaaaagccaaggaCTCCGTGAATAGAAGCAAAGAAGATGACCTCTGTGGGCACCTGCCTTTTCTGttccccagcagtggaagtggcTTATGTACATTTGTTACATAACAGGAAAGGGGAGGGGGGCGTGCATACATTTATTTAGCAGTTCCTGAAGTGTGAGGGGAAATTGCTGATAATTGGTGTTTTGCAGGCTCAGATAGTTAGCATTTTACTGGGCTTGGGTCAGTGCTTTGTTTACTATTGATCGGTAGTGTTTTCCAGAGTGGTCTGGCCCATGGAGCTCGGGAATGTGAATACATCTTGTTGAAATGTGCCATCTGTTCCCCAGGGATGGTTTGCACTGCACACCTGGTCTGAGTAGGTACACAGCTTCATCACAGATATTGAGACTATAGAAAACACATACCTTCTAATTGGTCACACTTCTGAAAATATTGGTGCCCTGTCGAACCTATTTTCTTCTACTCGTCCCTTCTCAATCACCCATCATTTACGGCACTTTGTGCATTAAAAGGTGACAGCAATAGTGTGGCCCCAACATGTACTTTGTCATCGAATTTTAATGCGGTTAACCTGGTCTCTCAGGCCAGGAGATGAaggaacagaagatgagatgattttcAAAACACCGTTCAGAAAGCTTGGGCCAGACCAGAAATGGACACCAGAAACCTGATCCTCTTGCTCTGATGGACCCCCTTTGGTGCTGAACCACAAGCAACAGTACAGAGCCAAAGGCTGCCGGGGGGGCTTCCAAAAGGCCATTAGATCAGTTCTCTCTTGGTGAAGCGCCTCATTTTCACCTTCGTTGGAAAGAGAATTGTACAGTCCAGTAGACATGTTCTCCTGTATGACATGAAGGTTACAAGCCATAGCTGAAATCTTTTACTGCAATTCATCAACCTTGATTTTCTTTCTAAACTTATTTACAGAAAACTACCCGAAGAACCCAGACCGAGGCCCCCTCATGGATGAGGCAAACGGGACATCATTTGTTGCTGAGGAGCCCTCCAACGCCTCAACCAGCGGGAACACGTCCGTCAAGGACCCGCGCCGGGAAATTCCCATCGTGCACTGGGTGATCATGAGCATCTCCCCGCTGGGCTTTGTTGAGAACGGAATcctcctctggttcctctgcttccgGATGAGAAGAAACCCCTTCACCGTCTACATCACCCACTTGTCCATCGCGGACATCTCGTTGCTCTTTTGCATCTTTATTCTGTCTGTTGATTATGCTTTAGATTACGAGCTGTCTTCTGGCTATTACTACACAATTGTCACGTTATCGGTGACGTTTCTCTTTGGCTACAACACAGGTCTGTACCTGCTGACGGCCATCAGCGTGGAGAGGTGCCTGTCTGTCCTGTACCCCATCTGGTACCGGTGCCACCGCCCCAAGCACCAGTCGGCATTCGTCTGTGCCCTCCTGTGGGCACTCTCCTGCTTGGTGACCACCATGGAATACGTCATGTGCATTGACAGCGAGGGACAGACCCACTCCCGAGGTGACTGCAGGGCCGTGATCATCTTCATAGCCATTCTGAGCTTCCTGGTCTTTACTCCCCTCATGGTGGTGTCCAGCACCATCTTAGTGGTGAAGATCCGGAAGAACTCGTGGGCGTCCCACTCCTCGAAGCTGTACCTGGTCATCACCGTCACCATCATCATATTCTTCATCTTCGCCatgcccatgaggctcctctacCTGCTCTATTACGAGTACTGGTCGACATTCAAGAACTTGCACCacgtttctcttctcttctctaccatCAATAGCAGCGCCAAcccttttatttacttctttgtgggcagcagcaggaagaagcGGTTCAAGGAGTCCTTGAAAGTGGTTCTGACCAGGGCTTTCAAAGATGAAATGCAGCCCAGGCATCCAGAAGACCACACGGCCACCACAGCAACCGAGACTGTTGTCTGACCAGCGCAAGGAGATCGTATAGACCAAAACAGTGGGACGAGGATGAGCCGCAGTTTGTACTTGGGAATGCAAATGAATACCCCCTAAAATACGATATGGAAGGACACCCTACCCCACATGCATGAGATGCAAATTAATGCTGAGATTGTACTCTTGTGCTGTACCTTCTGGAAATGCCTGAATACGTGTCGAAATTTCATCCTTTCTGTAACTTCCAAAAAATTCCTTCTGTTCCTCTTCAGCTCTCCTGGAAGCATTTCCCCATGAACTATAAAAATTACACCAGCAGGAAGGTTTACAGGTGTGCAAAGGCACAAGTATTTGATGAACCTTGAAAAAGTAAAGCCATATTGTAGGAAGAACATGAGTTTCGGAATCAGACTGACTCTGTCCTTTGCCGCTGGTTTGACCTGTTTTAACCCCCAGGGACCTCATTTCCTCAGTATAAAATGGTAGCAGTAGTAGTCCATACCTCCTGGACTTGTGGTGAAGATGACACCGGAAGATGAGGTATGCGAAGGGTCTGGCACACGTCAGTGTTAAGAAACATCAGTCTCCGTGACTCTTTGAAGTGGAAGAAGAAATacacatttctgttttgtaaagcacacacacactcccacacacACAGCTCTGTTATGTACAAATAATTGttacatgtttttaaatgatGACTGTAATTTACAAAGGTCTTCTGTCCCTTTGCTGCACGGGACTCTTTGTGGGACACCGCCATCTGGGATGTCAGGACCCCACCGCCGTGTGCTGGGCATCATTTCGGGTTGAGAGGGGAAGCATTTGGCCACCAGCACAGGAGTTCCTTGCGGCTTCCCTTCCCTCGGTGGGAATGCTTCATGTAATGAAAGTCTGTTTTGAAATCCTTCGCTTGATATAAATGTTCATGAATGAAATCATGAGGGTGATTGTGTTTTTGGAACCCCACTCCCTTCATGCAGAGGGTTATGTATTTATAGTCACAAAGTTCCCATTGGCACGACAGGCCAATAAATCGGCGGACAATTTGTTGGAACAAGGAATAACGACTTTAATGGGAAAGctagcagactgagaagatggcaaactagcatctaaaaaaaaaaaatacccatctTCCCTCCCTGGGTTCCTTTTATTTGCAAGAGGGAGAGGGGCCCACTGTGGCACCAACTGGCACCTGGACCGCTTGCTCGAACTGgtgcctgcctcgctgccactgCGTCCTGCTCATCTCCTTGCCTTGCTCTGTAAGGAGGCTCAGCAGCAGGGCTGAGGAGAGCATGGCCTCATCTCAGAGTGAAACAGGACGTTTCTCCCCAGACAGACCTCAGCAGGATTTCCCCACATCTCAGTGAGCTGCTGCTTACCTGTTGGGACCTGTGTCTGCACCTTCAGGCGGCACGTCCTGGCCTGGAGACTATGCTTGCTTTCCTGCTCTCCCTTCTGGGCGTCCCATGAAAAATGGCAACGCTTCATGTAGCTCTGTGGGGAGTAAAATGTTCACACCCATAAATGAGCCCATTACTatttatggacttcccaggtggttcagtggtaaagaatccacctgccactgtgggagacatgggttcagtccctgggtcaggaagatcccttggagaaggaaatggcaacccactccagtactcttgcctgggaaatccctgggacagaggagcctggcgggctacagtcacaaaagagtcggacacgactgaacaagtatTTCTGTAACTGTTGGGCTCTGAAGGGTCAGAGAAGCTGTGATAACCTGGGTCTCAGTTGCCACCTGTTTCTGCTCCATCCCCTTTCTTtagcaggaaatggtaacctgtaACCAAGGGGGCAGCTTCGCTGGAAGAGATGTAGGAGGCTTTCCCACCCAGCCCAGTTTGGAGGCAGGAGGCTTTTCAGTGGGTGATGACATCTGATCAGAAACAAGGCAGCTTGCTTTCAGGAGTCCAGATGGGTGTTGAGTGGTGACATTTAGGATGATCTTGTTTTTGATTGAAAACAGAGAATCTTCACTGGGAAGAACAGAAAACGGGAGATCAGAGTCACTCTGCTTTGTTTACTGTCCTCTCCCCTAATGCCTCTGGGTCAGTGAAAAATGGAGCAACTTCATCTCGTCTCAAATGGATCTTGGTCTCAAAGAGGAACTCAGATACTCTTGGAAACAAGGAATTTTCACCCAAGGAGAATATGATGAACTAAATGGGAAGCCCCCCACTTAATGCCTTCCTGCAGATAAAGCGGGGAAATTTAATgtaataatgaatataaaaattcttCTAACATTTTAAAGAGTAATGCCTTGCAAAGAAGTAAGAGTCAGAATTGGACAGGGTTGCCAGGACAAATTTCTCTCTCTTCAGCTAAAACCTGATCCAAGAAATGATCTATAAGGTTAAAACTAAAACAAGAAGAGTTAAAGTAATATGCAAATATGAAGAGGAGACCAGATCATCATTTATATCCACTGGTTATTTAGAAAATCTGCTTAAGTCATCATGGATTACTAGGTGCCATTCTGAGAATTCCTGGGGCACAGGGATGAGGCTGCTAGAATAGAATGCTTGGTCTTGATGAAGGGGAAGGATTTGAAGCACTTGAGCTGCAAATATTCATGCATGGCTTTCTCTGCCAAACTCCAGGATGAGAACAAGGCCAAGATGAGCAAGTAGAAGCCACGGTCTTCTAGAATAGGAGAGGAAGGTACACACAGGCATCTACAGCTCCAAGCTGCACACAGTCAGTGTCAGGAGGGTGTTATAAACAAAGCTGGGTGGCACTCAGGAGGAAGGGGAATCCAATCTTTTGTAGTAAAAGGGGAATGTTCCATGGAGGTACCCTTTGGTTGCTGGAAGGGAGGTGGgatttcaaaaaactaaggagCGAGAggattccaggcagagggcaggcaGGAGTGAAGGCCAGGACACGccacatggggtgggggtgggaggggtgctgGGGAGCAAGGCCAGCCACTCTCAGTCTGCAGACTGGCTGGGGAAGTGGTCCTTGGAGACCCATCCGGTcctgcccaccaccccctccTGTCTCTTTGTCGCTATTATTTTTGGCTTCCTGGCACCACATTCTTTAAGTTCCTTGGAATATGGCTCCCAGGCCTCTTTCTCTTCCCACTCACATTGTCGTCCAGCCTGGCCAGGGTGGCATTCTAATGTCTTAGAATTTCTCCGCAAGTCCTCCACTGGCCTGCTTCCCTGTGTCAATTCAAGGGACCCGCAGCTCCTCTCCTTTCTGGGCTGCACCCTGAGTCTCACTGCAACTCAAGCCAGTCTCCTGGAAACCAAAACCCCATGGCGCAACTGTCTGATCACAATCACCTGCTTTCTCCCTCACCACCCCTGGATTTCAACACCACAGAGACCCTTACCTCTGACCGTGGGCCCACCCCCTCTTGAGTCCCCTCTGTGTCATCTCTCTCCCAGTCTGCAAGACCTTTGGTGGCCCGGGTCCAGCCACTCTCATCTCACATGTCTCTTGATTCTCTCACCCCCTCATTCTCTGTCCCACCCAGACTGCTGAGTGGAGCAGAGAACCCTCCCTTTGGTCTtattaggtaggtagaataggaaaaaaggagtccagaatggccgAGTCACAGCACCATAGATGTcgggggagtttgtaatttcctcggttctgtctcattgcaacaaaaatatgAAGCGACGGACGGACCAGTattacagctctgtgttacagctcagttttatttagaaagtaaaggaaaataaatctttgaggcatgtgggcatgctgacccaaaagactcgaagagaagagaggcccccagcccaattttggctcctctttttatacgTGCTTTCTCCTCccactgggcctgccctatgtaaattgggctagccaggagtcctgcttgttttacctgaggtcctaaCTCCAACatttggaccttcctttgttctgtttttgtgggcttttcccttccttgtcttttagccaccaccattctggactcctttttgcTATTCTACCTAACCACCTGATCAGGGCTCCTGCCCAGGGGGTGGAGTCCTAGCAGGCTGGCCTCTCACCAGGTTCCCTTTAACTCCTCCTCCGTCCACTGGGCAGCTCTTCCGAACTCCCTCTGTCTCCACACTCTGCCTGGCACTTTCCCCTCACCCTTCTTCTCTCCTCACTACCCTGCTCGATCAAtccctgaaaaaagaaaagctgttaGGCAAGAACTCTCAGATTCCCCCACCTAGGAGGACCCCAGCCCCCATAAACCTATTCATTCCACATTTGTTTAATCAGTTGTGACAGATCCAGTATATCCTGCTGAAAATAAGACTATTTCCCTGAGTACAACATTTTTACAAAGCCGTCTGATTGAGGTTAGATTCTCTGTGAGCAATCTCAGTTGAGGCCATTTGTTCCCCAGGGCACTCCCTGTAAGGAAGAGAGTTCTAGGCTAACACTCCCTTTCTAATCTCTCTCAGCCAAGACCAGACTAAATGCTTGGGGCAGAGACCTCATCTTACAAGGAGGGGAGAAGCGAGCGGACACTGCACTTGGAATGAGAAGAGGAGGGCTAAGGTGTACAGGTGTGCACAGGTCAGCATGTTACCCTCTGACTCTGTTATCTATACTCTGTAGTATAGATATGTAGACAGTTATCTATATTGTCCAAAGCAGAGCCCGAGGCAAGGATTTTGTGTCTGTAGTCTCTATGGAAGTTTGTCTCAGGGAATACAAGAGGGAGTGAGGAATTCAGACTGAAGCGAGGAAGTCAAAATAGGGTGACTCAGGGAGTACAGGGGCCCAGGACAGTGGAGACCCTCTAAGGGATGCAAGTAACTCACCTCAGAACTGTCCTCCCTGGGGATAAAAGTGgtgccacctcccacccctcatAGGCATGAGCCACTCTCAGAGTGACAACCTCCAGCTCTTGTGGGCCTGCCCTGTGTCCAGGTGCAGCGTGGCTCGAGGTGAGAACACTGTTTGCAGGTGACCTCAGGGTAGCCCCAGAGTTGCCTGACAGATTCTGTTCTAACGGAGTAAGATAACCTGCCCCACAAAGTAGCTATGCCAAGTCAGAGAGATAATGTGTGTGAAACTCCGTGTAAACTGGGAAAGTGCAgtaaaagtgtcagtcgctcagtcatgtctgactttctgtgaccctgtggactatagcctgtcaggctcctctgtccatgggattctccaggcaagaatactggagtgggttgccattgatcgtcccaacccagggatcaaacctgggtctcctgcattacaggcagattctttaccatctgagccaccagggaagcctaaacagCCACCAAAAGTTAGTTGTTCCTTGAAGACATCATTCTAAGCAATGGACCAATCGCAGAAGGACAAACACTATATGATTCCACGTAAGTGAGGTGCCCAAAGAAAGCAAATtcctagagacagaaagtggaggGGTGGGTgctaggggctggaggagggggagcAGGGAGCTATTGTCTAGTGGGGACTGAGTttgggtttgggaagatgaaaaagctctggagacgtggtgatggctgcacatcACTGTGAAAGTCCTTAATGCCACTGAAATGTATACTCAAAAATTAACATGGTGAATTTCATGTGACAtctattttaggaaaataaaacaatcagTGCTCACACTTCTGAGGCAGTAGGTGTGCTTCTCAGCTCTCCTGATGGTGTGTAGCCCGTGCTGAGCACCAAGCTCATAGCATTGATGACAAGGAAAGGAGACAGACTTCCTCTGTCACCCAGAGCTGCGTGGCCCTGGTGCTGTCCCCAGGGCCAGCGCAGAGACAGGAGGTTAATCAACAATATAGCTCAGAGTCGGTATTTTCAGATGAATGTGGTCTCCTCTGAAGCAGACCCACTCGACCTCAGCAAAACCATGCAGAGGTCACAGAGGAAACCTTTGGGGCTTGGGGGGCCTTGCAATCTATGTTTCAAgaactcagctctgccattttttatttgaaagcagCTGGAAACCATagtaaatgaatgagcatggctgtgtgcCAATTGTACTTTATTTACAGATACTAAAAATTAAATCTCATATAATTTATGTGTGTCataaaaattctttcttttttcttaaaccattaaaaaatgtGAAACATCACTCTTAATTTGTAGAAAAACAAGAAGTGGTGGCCAGTTTTGGTGGCAGCTGTCCCATGCTACTCCTGACCTAGAGAATTTAGGGAATCCCTCTTCTGGAATTGCCTTCGGGTTGAC belongs to Bubalus kerabau isolate K-KA32 ecotype Philippines breed swamp buffalo chromosome 9, PCC_UOA_SB_1v2, whole genome shotgun sequence and includes:
- the MAS1 gene encoding proto-oncogene Mas, with translation MDEANGTSFVAEEPSNASTSGNTSVKDPRREIPIVHWVIMSISPLGFVENGILLWFLCFRMRRNPFTVYITHLSIADISLLFCIFILSVDYALDYELSSGYYYTIVTLSVTFLFGYNTGLYLLTAISVERCLSVLYPIWYRCHRPKHQSAFVCALLWALSCLVTTMEYVMCIDSEGQTHSRGDCRAVIIFIAILSFLVFTPLMVVSSTILVVKIRKNSWASHSSKLYLVITVTIIIFFIFAMPMRLLYLLYYEYWSTFKNLHHVSLLFSTINSSANPFIYFFVGSSRKKRFKESLKVVLTRAFKDEMQPRHPEDHTATTATETVV